One genomic segment of Arcobacter porcinus includes these proteins:
- the aroQ gene encoding type II 3-dehydroquinate dehydratase, whose protein sequence is MKIAVIQGPNLNMLGVREQHIYGAMTLEQVHNNLDAAAKQNGVELEFFQSNLEGEIVDRIQECLGTVDAIMINPAAYSHTSIAIKDALSAVNMPVVEVHISNIYRREEFRQKSITASSSAGIISGFGTFGYHLGLISLIQIVNEVKAINEARAKEENK, encoded by the coding sequence ATGAAAATAGCAGTTATTCAAGGACCAAACTTAAATATGTTGGGTGTTAGAGAACAACATATTTATGGTGCTATGACTTTAGAACAAGTTCACAATAATTTAGATGCAGCAGCAAAACAAAATGGTGTAGAATTGGAGTTTTTTCAATCTAATTTAGAAGGTGAAATAGTTGATAGAATTCAAGAATGTTTAGGAACTGTTGATGCTATTATGATAAATCCAGCTGCATATTCTCATACTTCAATAGCAATAAAAGATGCTTTAAGTGCTGTAAATATGCCAGTTGTAGAAGTACATATTTCAAATATTTATAGAAGAGAAGAGTTTAGACAAAAAAGTATTACAGCTAGTTCAAGTGCAGGAATTATTTCAGGATTTGGAACATTTGGTTACCACTTAGGATTAATCTCTTTAATTCAAATTGTAAATGAAGTAAAAGCTATAAATGAAGCTAGAGCAAAAGAAGAGAATAAATAG
- the mqnF gene encoding aminofutalosine deaminase family hydrolase, with the protein MKIIRAKYLLTFDNDFRIIKDGAVVFDDKIIEVASYNFIKRKYPHLETISLEKNSVLMPGLINSHIHLEFSANKTTLKYGNFYSWLNSVIKFRENLINKAKTPLIKKELDNLIKTGTTTIGAISSYSFDLEALVKSPINKLFFCEVIGSKPDMIDTLFADFKSRLEEAKKHNSNNFEAGIAIHSPYSVHPFLTREVLNIAKRDNLVVSSHFLESKEEKKWLRKDRGSFLEFFKNFLNQTKATNKPLEFLELFKGVQKLSFTHCVEAKKDELEKIKELNATINHCAVSNRFLNNTRLEIEKIEDINFSIGTDGLSSNSSLSMFDELRAALNIHFEKDIIKFSRTLLNAATNGGAKALGYEGKKGKIEIDYDADMIALSLPNDIVEIEDIYMHIILHTKNVSKTIIKGEIIDIS; encoded by the coding sequence ATGAAAATTATAAGAGCAAAATATCTTTTAACTTTTGATAATGATTTTAGAATAATAAAAGATGGAGCAGTTGTTTTTGATGATAAAATTATTGAAGTAGCAAGTTATAATTTTATTAAAAGAAAGTATCCACACTTAGAAACAATTTCTCTTGAAAAAAATTCAGTTCTAATGCCAGGTTTAATAAATTCACATATTCATTTGGAGTTTTCTGCAAATAAAACTACATTAAAATATGGTAATTTTTACTCTTGGCTAAACTCAGTTATAAAGTTTAGAGAGAATCTAATAAACAAAGCAAAAACACCTTTGATTAAAAAAGAGCTAGATAATCTTATAAAAACAGGAACAACAACAATCGGTGCAATATCTTCATACTCTTTTGATTTAGAGGCTTTAGTAAAAAGTCCTATAAATAAACTATTTTTTTGTGAAGTTATAGGCTCTAAGCCTGATATGATAGATACTTTATTTGCTGATTTTAAATCAAGATTAGAAGAGGCAAAAAAACATAATAGTAATAATTTTGAAGCTGGAATTGCTATTCATTCACCATATTCGGTGCATCCATTTTTGACAAGAGAGGTTTTAAATATTGCAAAAAGAGATAATCTTGTTGTAAGTTCACATTTTCTTGAATCAAAAGAGGAAAAAAAATGGCTTAGAAAAGATAGAGGAAGTTTTCTTGAATTTTTTAAAAACTTTTTAAATCAAACAAAAGCAACAAATAAACCTTTGGAGTTTTTAGAACTTTTTAAAGGTGTACAAAAATTATCTTTTACACATTGTGTTGAAGCAAAAAAAGATGAGTTAGAAAAGATAAAAGAACTAAATGCAACAATAAATCATTGTGCAGTTTCTAATAGATTTTTAAATAATACTAGGCTTGAAATAGAGAAAATAGAAGATATAAATTTTTCTATTGGAACAGATGGGCTTAGTTCAAATAGTTCATTGTCTATGTTTGATGAATTAAGAGCAGCTTTAAATATACATTTTGAAAAAGATATTATAAAGTTTTCAAGAACTTTGTTAAATGCTGCAACAAATGGAGGAGCCAAAGCTCTTGGATATGAAGGAAAAAAAGGGAAGATTGAGATTGATTATGATGCTGATATGATTGCTCTTTCTTTACCAAATGATATTGTAGAAATAGAAGATATATATATGCACATAATTTTACATACAAAAAATGTAAGCAAAACTATTATAAAAGGAGAGATAATTGACATTTCTTAA